A single genomic interval of Flavobacteriales bacterium harbors:
- a CDS encoding hotdog fold thioesterase, with translation MRFTAEHVGKADLLRAGTLSEHLDIRFGVDADGRLTASMPVDARTVQPMGLLHGGATAALAETLGSVASALLVMPEGRQVVGIEVNANHLKGVREGRVTATAEALHLGRTTHVWDIRVRNAAGALCAVCRLTNVVLPAATSTPSA, from the coding sequence ATGCGTTTCACCGCGGAACACGTCGGAAAGGCCGATCTCCTGCGCGCAGGAACGCTTTCGGAGCACCTCGACATCCGGTTCGGCGTGGATGCGGATGGACGCCTCACGGCCTCCATGCCGGTGGACGCCCGCACCGTGCAACCCATGGGCCTGCTCCATGGCGGCGCCACCGCAGCGCTGGCCGAAACGCTGGGCAGCGTCGCTTCCGCCCTCCTTGTGATGCCCGAAGGCCGCCAGGTGGTGGGCATCGAGGTGAACGCCAACCATCTGAAAGGTGTGCGTGAAGGCCGGGTGACCGCCACGGCGGAAGCCCTGCACCTGGGGCGCACCACCCATGTGTGGGACATCCGGGTGCGCAACGCCGCCGGCGCGCTCTGTGCCGTGTGCAGACTGACCAACGTGGTGCTGCCCGCCGCCACCTCAACGCCCTCCGCATGA
- a CDS encoding chorismate-binding protein, translated as MSTTSPLHQALSLCLERRFTFAAFRVPNGPVTLWAQRNPELEPVDAAYLGRLNEVFLVAPFTYDPQVTYFVRNDVELTFGELPVSLDPLHSCVGTPGTGRPMPHDADRSAFEDLVRSAKASIAAGSLDKVVVSRTVTMPLERAHLATLFEDALDRMPHAFVALLNTAEHGTWLGASPERLLTAEDELVGLDALAGTRPRSDAPANAEDWSPKERREQALVTREIVGRLIELGLPRIALRGPHPVEAGGVSHLRTEVEADLGNRSLDEVLVAVHPTPAVCGTPRQAANAFIAAHDGPERGLYTGFWGPWNADGRTEVFVNIRCLEAFDEAVALHVGAGVTDGSEPEAEWRETEAKAAAWTAAIRSLHTARVSSPAR; from the coding sequence ATGAGCACGACCAGCCCCCTGCACCAGGCCCTCAGTCTTTGCCTCGAACGTCGGTTCACCTTCGCGGCGTTCCGCGTACCCAATGGACCGGTGACCCTGTGGGCGCAACGCAACCCCGAACTGGAGCCCGTGGACGCCGCCTATCTCGGCCGCCTCAACGAGGTCTTCCTGGTGGCGCCGTTCACGTACGATCCCCAGGTCACCTACTTCGTGCGCAATGACGTGGAACTGACCTTCGGCGAGCTGCCCGTGTCGCTGGACCCCCTTCACAGCTGCGTGGGCACACCGGGCACCGGACGCCCGATGCCTCATGATGCCGACCGTTCGGCGTTCGAGGACCTCGTTCGGAGCGCCAAAGCCTCCATCGCCGCAGGCTCCCTGGACAAGGTGGTGGTCTCGCGCACGGTGACCATGCCGCTGGAACGGGCCCACCTGGCCACCTTGTTCGAGGACGCGCTGGACCGCATGCCCCATGCCTTCGTGGCCCTGTTGAACACCGCGGAGCACGGCACCTGGCTGGGTGCATCACCGGAGCGGTTGCTGACGGCCGAGGATGAGCTGGTGGGCCTGGATGCCCTGGCGGGCACACGACCCCGTTCCGATGCCCCTGCCAATGCCGAGGACTGGAGCCCCAAGGAGCGGCGCGAACAGGCGCTCGTGACGCGGGAGATCGTGGGCCGCCTGATCGAGCTCGGCCTGCCGCGGATCGCGCTCCGGGGGCCGCACCCGGTGGAGGCCGGCGGCGTGAGCCACCTGCGCACCGAGGTGGAGGCCGACCTCGGGAACCGCTCGCTCGATGAAGTGCTGGTGGCCGTGCACCCCACCCCCGCCGTGTGCGGGACCCCCCGCCAGGCCGCGAACGCCTTCATCGCCGCCCACGACGGGCCCGAACGCGGCCTGTACACCGGGTTCTGGGGTCCGTGGAACGCGGACGGCCGCACGGAGGTCTTCGTGAACATCCGGTGCCTGGAGGCCTTCGACGAGGCCGTGGCCCTGCACGTGGGCGCCGGGGTCACCGACGGTTCCGAGCCGGAGGCGGAGTGGCGCGAGACCGAAGCGAAGGCGGCGGCGTGGACCGCGGCCATCCGGTCGCTGCACACCGCCCGGGTATCTTCGCCGGCCCGATGA